In the Bradyrhizobium guangzhouense genome, one interval contains:
- the gyrA gene encoding DNA gyrase subunit A has translation MADDDNKPGDQPAQPSDIRPVSIYEEMKKSYLDYAMSVIVSRALPDARDGLKPVHRRILFSMNEEGYTPDKKHKKSAGIVGDVMGQYHPHGDQAIYDALVRMAQPFSMRELLVDGQGNFGSVDGDPPAAMRYTESRLTKIALKLLDDIDNETVDFQDNYDGSTKEPVVLPARFPNLLVNGAGGIAVGMATNIPPHNLGEVIDACLALVDNPSLTIDELNNIIPGPDFPTGGIILGRQGIRSAYHLGRGSIVMRGKVEFETIRKEREAIVITEIPYQVNKATMVERIAELYKEKKIEGISDLRDESDRDGYRVVVELKRDAVPDVVLNQLYKFTPLQTSFGVNAVALDSGRPQTMNLKDMLTIFVGFREQVITRRTKYKLRKARERAHEQVGLAIAVANIDEIIKVIRTSPTPAAARDTLMTRDWPARDVEDIITLIDDPRHRINEDGTIRLSLDQAKAILELRLARLTALGRDEIGEELAKLAGEIGEYLEILHSRARILDIIKTELAEVKAEFATPRRTVIMEQEGEVEDEDLIQREDMVVTVSHAGYVKRVPLSAYRAQRRGGKGRSGMQTRDEDFVSRLFVASTHTPVLFFSSRGQVYKEKVWRLPMAAPNARGKALINILPLEQGERITTIMPLPEDESTWAQLDVMFATTGGNVRRNKLSDFVDVRRSGIIAMKLDDGEAIVDVQICTERDDVLLTAAGGQCIRFPVPDVRVFTGRTSMGVRGIALGEGDKVISLAILRHVETTSDERSAYLKMRRAVAGEAAAEEPAADAEAEETSGSFQLPQERYAEMSAAEQVVLTVSVNGYGKRTSSYEYRTTGRGGKGIVAMSVNNRNGNLVASFPVEDADQIMLVTDKGQLIRCPVEGIRIAGRSTQGVIVFDTAEDEHVVSVEHITEEAESGNGANGETNGD, from the coding sequence TTGGCTGACGACGACAACAAGCCCGGCGACCAGCCGGCGCAACCCTCGGACATTCGCCCCGTCTCGATCTACGAGGAGATGAAGAAGTCCTACCTCGATTACGCCATGAGCGTGATCGTGTCGCGCGCGCTGCCCGATGCGCGCGACGGGTTGAAGCCCGTGCACCGCCGCATCCTGTTCTCGATGAACGAGGAAGGCTACACACCCGACAAGAAGCACAAGAAGTCGGCCGGTATCGTCGGCGACGTCATGGGCCAATACCATCCGCATGGCGACCAGGCGATCTATGACGCGCTGGTCCGTATGGCGCAGCCCTTCTCGATGCGCGAACTGCTGGTGGACGGGCAGGGCAATTTCGGCTCCGTCGACGGCGATCCGCCGGCGGCGATGCGGTATACCGAATCCCGCCTGACCAAGATCGCGCTCAAGCTGCTCGACGACATCGACAACGAGACGGTCGATTTCCAGGACAACTATGACGGCTCGACCAAGGAGCCCGTGGTTCTGCCGGCGCGGTTCCCCAACCTGCTGGTCAACGGAGCCGGCGGCATCGCGGTCGGCATGGCCACCAACATCCCGCCGCACAATCTCGGCGAGGTCATCGACGCCTGTCTTGCGCTGGTCGACAACCCGTCGCTGACCATCGACGAGCTCAACAACATCATCCCGGGCCCGGACTTCCCGACCGGTGGCATCATCCTCGGACGCCAGGGCATCCGCAGCGCCTATCATCTCGGCCGCGGCTCCATCGTGATGCGCGGCAAGGTCGAGTTCGAGACGATCCGGAAGGAGCGCGAGGCGATCGTCATCACCGAGATCCCGTATCAGGTGAACAAGGCGACGATGGTCGAGCGCATCGCCGAGCTCTACAAGGAAAAGAAGATCGAGGGCATCTCCGATCTGCGCGACGAATCCGACCGCGATGGCTACCGCGTCGTCGTCGAGCTCAAGCGCGATGCCGTGCCCGACGTGGTGCTGAACCAGCTCTACAAATTCACGCCGCTGCAGACCTCTTTCGGCGTCAACGCCGTCGCGCTCGACAGTGGTCGTCCGCAGACGATGAACCTGAAGGACATGCTGACGATCTTCGTCGGCTTCCGCGAGCAGGTCATCACACGCCGCACCAAATACAAGCTGCGCAAGGCGCGCGAACGCGCGCATGAGCAGGTCGGTCTTGCGATCGCGGTCGCCAATATCGACGAGATCATCAAGGTCATCCGGACCTCGCCGACGCCGGCTGCCGCGCGCGACACCCTGATGACGCGTGACTGGCCGGCCCGTGATGTCGAGGACATCATCACGCTGATCGATGATCCCCGCCATCGCATCAACGAGGACGGCACCATCCGCCTGTCGCTGGATCAGGCCAAGGCGATCCTGGAACTGCGCCTGGCGCGGCTCACGGCGCTCGGCCGCGACGAGATCGGCGAGGAGCTGGCAAAACTCGCCGGCGAGATCGGCGAGTATCTCGAGATCCTGCACTCGCGCGCCCGCATCCTCGACATCATCAAGACCGAGCTCGCCGAGGTGAAGGCCGAGTTCGCCACCCCGCGCCGCACCGTGATCATGGAGCAGGAAGGCGAGGTCGAGGACGAGGACCTGATCCAGCGCGAGGACATGGTCGTCACCGTCTCGCATGCCGGCTATGTCAAGCGCGTGCCGCTGTCGGCTTATCGCGCCCAGCGCCGCGGCGGCAAGGGCCGCTCCGGCATGCAGACCCGCGACGAGGATTTCGTCAGCCGGCTCTTTGTCGCCTCAACTCATACTCCGGTGCTGTTCTTCTCGTCCCGTGGCCAAGTCTATAAGGAAAAGGTCTGGCGCCTGCCAATGGCGGCACCCAACGCGCGCGGCAAGGCGCTGATCAATATCCTGCCGCTGGAGCAGGGCGAACGCATCACCACCATCATGCCGCTGCCCGAGGATGAATCGACCTGGGCGCAACTGGATGTAATGTTCGCCACGACCGGCGGCAACGTTCGCCGCAACAAGCTGTCCGACTTCGTCGACGTCCGCCGTTCCGGCATCATCGCCATGAAGCTCGACGACGGCGAAGCGATCGTCGACGTGCAGATCTGCACCGAGCGTGACGACGTGCTGCTGACCGCGGCCGGCGGCCAGTGCATCCGCTTCCCGGTCCCCGATGTCCGCGTCTTCACCGGTCGCACCTCGATGGGCGTGCGCGGCATTGCGCTCGGCGAGGGCGACAAGGTGATCTCGCTGGCGATCCTGCGCCATGTCGAGACCACGTCCGATGAGCGTTCGGCCTATCTGAAGATGCGCCGCGCGGTCGCCGGCGAAGCTGCGGCTGAAGAGCCGGCAGCCGATGCCGAGGCGGAGGAGACCTCCGGCAGCTTCCAGCTTCCGCAGGAGCGCTATGCCGAGATGTCGGCGGCCGAGCAGGTCGTGCTGACCGTCTCCGTCAACGGCTATGGCAAGCGGACCTCGTCCTACGAGTACCGAACCACGGGCCGCGGCGGCAAAGGCATCGTCGCCATGAGCGTCAACAACCGCAACGGCAACCTGGTGGCGTCCTTCCCGGTCGAGGATGCGGATCAGATCATGCTGGTCACCGACAAGGGCCAACTGATCCGCTGCCCGGTCGAAGGCATCCGCATCGCCGGCCGCTCGACGCAAGGCGTCATCGTGTTCGATACCGCCGAGGACGAGCACGTCGTCTCGGTCGAGCACATCACGGAAGAGGCCGAGAGCGGAAATGGCGCGAATGGGGAGACGAACGGGGATTGA
- a CDS encoding outer membrane protein, which translates to MKKILFGTIGMVALGLSAPADAADLAARPYTKAPPPMIATIYDWSGFYIGINGGGGSSHKCWDFLAATTGALLGEGCHNATGGTVGGQVGYRWQSANWVFGLEGQGNWADFSGDNVSALILSQRNRSKIDAFGLITGQVGYAWNNVLFYVKGGGAVVADKFNIYTAPGFAGAGTLLASTSDNRWGGTVGAGLEFGFAPNWSVGVEYDHIFLGSRTLTLNAPGGGAFQTDRIGQNVDMGLVRVNYRWGGPVIAKY; encoded by the coding sequence ATGAAGAAAATTCTGTTCGGTACAATCGGTATGGTTGCCTTGGGCTTGTCAGCACCGGCTGACGCAGCCGATCTTGCGGCGCGTCCCTACACCAAGGCGCCGCCGCCGATGATCGCCACCATCTACGACTGGAGCGGCTTCTACATCGGCATCAACGGCGGTGGCGGATCGAGCCACAAGTGCTGGGACTTCCTCGCGGCGACCACCGGCGCGCTGCTCGGCGAGGGTTGCCACAATGCGACCGGCGGCACCGTCGGCGGCCAGGTCGGCTATCGCTGGCAGTCCGCCAACTGGGTGTTCGGCCTCGAAGGCCAAGGCAACTGGGCCGACTTCTCCGGCGACAATGTCAGCGCGCTCATCCTGAGCCAGCGCAACCGCTCGAAAATCGACGCCTTCGGCCTGATCACGGGCCAGGTCGGTTATGCCTGGAACAACGTGCTGTTCTACGTGAAGGGCGGCGGTGCCGTGGTCGCCGACAAGTTCAATATCTACACCGCGCCCGGATTCGCTGGAGCCGGCACCCTGCTCGCCTCGACCAGCGATAACCGCTGGGGCGGCACGGTCGGCGCCGGCCTCGAGTTCGGCTTTGCGCCGAACTGGTCGGTTGGCGTTGAGTACGACCACATCTTCCTGGGCAGCAGGACTCTGACGCTGAATGCGCCCGGCGGCGGTGCATTCCAGACCGATCGCATCGGCCAGAATGTCGACATGGGTCTCGTCCGCGTCAATTATCGCTGGGGCGGCCCCGTCATCGCGAAGTACTGA
- a CDS encoding outer membrane protein yields the protein MKKVLLASAALIALTGAASAADLAARPYTKAPVAMASVYNWTGFYLGLMGGGAWEDANSPRMQGGFVGGTAGYNWQTGNVVFGVEADGAWADVSASAAATVPGFGVVTANSKTDALGTVRGRIGYAVNNVLFYGTGGYAWIDNKISLSALGVSISDSKFHSGWTVGAGVEAFIAPQWSIKGEYLYRSLGSENYFGGNLPSGTLNLHTVQFGVNYHFNGPVVAKY from the coding sequence ATGAAGAAGGTTTTGTTGGCTTCGGCCGCTCTGATTGCCCTCACCGGCGCCGCTTCGGCTGCCGATCTGGCGGCTCGCCCCTACACCAAGGCGCCTGTCGCGATGGCCTCGGTCTACAACTGGACCGGCTTCTACCTCGGTCTCATGGGCGGCGGCGCCTGGGAAGACGCGAACAGCCCGCGGATGCAGGGCGGCTTCGTCGGCGGCACCGCCGGCTACAATTGGCAGACCGGCAATGTCGTGTTCGGCGTTGAGGCTGATGGCGCCTGGGCTGACGTCAGCGCCTCCGCTGCGGCCACTGTTCCCGGTTTCGGTGTCGTGACCGCGAACTCGAAGACCGACGCGCTCGGCACCGTGCGCGGCCGCATCGGCTACGCCGTCAACAACGTGCTGTTCTACGGCACCGGCGGCTACGCCTGGATCGACAACAAGATCAGCCTCTCCGCGCTGGGCGTGAGCATCTCCGACAGCAAGTTCCACTCGGGCTGGACTGTCGGCGCGGGCGTCGAAGCCTTCATCGCTCCGCAGTGGTCGATCAAGGGTGAGTACCTGTATCGCAGCCTCGGCAGCGAGAACTACTTCGGGGGCAACCTGCCCTCCGGCACGCTCAACCTGCACACCGTGCAGTTCGGCGTGAACTATCACTTCAACGGCCCGGTCGTCGCCAAGTACTGA
- a CDS encoding single-stranded DNA-binding protein: MAGSVNKVILVGNLGKDPEIRRTQDGRPIANLSIATSETWRDKNSGERKEKTEWHRVVIFNEGLCKVAEQYLKKGAKVYIEGALQTRKWTDQSGVEKYSTEVVLQGFNSTLTMLDGRGGGGGGGSFGDEPGGDFGSSGPVSSAPRRPVAAGGGGRNNDMDDDIPF, translated from the coding sequence ATGGCGGGAAGCGTCAACAAGGTCATTCTGGTCGGAAATCTCGGCAAGGATCCGGAAATCCGCCGCACCCAGGACGGGCGGCCGATCGCGAATCTGAGCATCGCGACCTCCGAGACCTGGCGCGACAAGAATAGCGGCGAGCGCAAGGAAAAGACCGAGTGGCATCGCGTCGTGATCTTCAACGAAGGGCTTTGCAAGGTCGCCGAGCAGTATCTGAAGAAGGGCGCCAAGGTGTACATCGAGGGGGCGCTTCAGACCCGCAAATGGACCGATCAGAGCGGTGTGGAGAAGTACTCGACCGAGGTCGTGCTGCAGGGTTTCAACTCGACGCTGACGATGCTCGACGGCCGCGGCGGTGGCGGAGGCGGCGGCAGCTTCGGCGACGAGCCGGGCGGCGATTTCGGCTCGTCCGGTCCGGTCAGCAGCGCACCGCGCCGCCCCGTGGCCGCGGGCGGCGGTGGCCGCAACAACGACATGGACGACGATATCCCGTTCTGA